A genomic window from Salvia miltiorrhiza cultivar Shanhuang (shh) chromosome 5, IMPLAD_Smil_shh, whole genome shotgun sequence includes:
- the LOC130986431 gene encoding LEAF RUST 10 DISEASE-RESISTANCE LOCUS RECEPTOR-LIKE PROTEIN KINASE-like 2.4, which produces MRYKYSSIKKMTNSFTENLGRGGFGSVYKGHFPDGHLVAVKVLNESNENGEDFMNEVASISRTSHINIVTLLGFCFEGSKRALIYDFMPNGSLEKFVCNNAPSSAESRLEWDKLFEIALGIARGLEYLHQGCNTRILHLDIKPQNILLDKDMNPRISDFGLAKLCPNRSSIVSIMVARGTIGYIAPEVFSRNFGEVSYKCDVYSYGMLVLEMVGGRRNIDRREVDRTSEIYFPHYLYKQVEMNAERHGNLAGNFNEEDESQLVKRNLIIVGLWCVQTNPKDRPSMTRVVEMLEGKLGSLEIPPKPYLYSPPRAAPSYSTSESL; this is translated from the coding sequence ATGAGATACAAATACTCTAGTATCAAGAAAATGACAAACTCATTTACTGAAAACTTGGGAAGAGGAGGGTTTGGCAGTGTCTACAAAGGACACTTTCCCGATGGTCATCTTGTGGCAGTGAAGGTCTTGAATGAATCTAATGAAAATGGGGAAGATTTCATGAATGAGGTTGCCAGTATTAGCAGAACTTCCCATATTAATATTGTCACGCTTTTAGGATTTTGTTTTGAAGGTTCTAAAAGAGCTCTCATTTATGATTTCATGCCTAATGGATCTCTTGAAAAGTTCGTTTGCAACAATGCTCCGTCATCTGCAGAATCTCGGTTGGAGTGGGATAAGTTGTTTGAGATTGCACTTGGCATTGCTCGAGGGCTAGAGTACTTGCATCAAGGCTGCAATACGAGGATTCTTCATTTGGACATTAAGCCTCAGAACATTCTTCTAGATAAGGATATGAATCCAAGAATTTCAGATTTTGGGCTTGCTAAATTGTGTCCAAACAGATCGAGCATAGTCTCTATAATGGTGGCAAGAGGCACAATAGGGTACATTGCCCCTGAAGTATTTTCTAGAAACTTCGGGGAAGTCTCTTACAAGTGTGATGTGTATAGCTATGGTATGTTGGTGTTGGAAATGGTTGGAGGAAGGAGAAACATTGATCGAAGAGAAGTAGATCGTACGAGTGAAATATATTTCCCACATTACCTCTACAAGCAGGTTGAGATGAATGCAGAAAGACATGGAAATCTTGCTGGAAATTtcaatgaagaagatgaaagcCAGCTTGTAAAGAGAAACTTGATCATTGTTGGGTTATGGTGCGTTCAGACAAACCCTAAGGATCGACCGTCGATGACGAGGGTGGTAGAGATGTTGGAGGGGAAACTTGGATCATTGGAGATTCCACCCAAACCTTACCTTTACTCTCCACCAAGAGCAGCACCAAGCTATTCAACTTCTGAATCTCTGTAG